The following are from one region of the Prevotella communis genome:
- a CDS encoding flavodoxin family protein, giving the protein MKKVIVISTSLRHGSNSDMLADKFVEGAKTAGNEVEKISLVGKNIQFCKGCFGCQKLGRCVINDDVNDIMAKVLEADVVCWATPIYYYEMSGQMKTLIDRMNAMYEQDYAFRDVYLLTTAAEDDEQTPKRAEMGLTGWIDCYPKSHLAGTLFCGGVNDPREIEGNPKLQEAFELGENI; this is encoded by the coding sequence ATGAAAAAAGTTATAGTTATTTCCACAAGTCTGCGTCACGGCTCAAACAGCGACATGTTAGCAGACAAATTCGTTGAAGGAGCAAAGACTGCTGGAAACGAAGTAGAGAAGATTTCTCTTGTAGGTAAGAATATACAGTTTTGCAAAGGCTGCTTTGGTTGCCAAAAGCTGGGTCGCTGTGTCATCAACGACGATGTGAACGACATCATGGCAAAGGTACTGGAGGCCGATGTAGTATGTTGGGCTACACCAATTTACTATTATGAGATGAGCGGACAGATGAAGACCCTCATAGACCGCATGAATGCGATGTATGAACAGGATTATGCGTTTCGTGACGTCTATCTGCTGACAACGGCTGCAGAGGATGATGAGCAGACGCCGAAGCGTGCCGAAATGGGCTTGACGGGCTGGATAGACTGCTATCCCAAAAGTCACCTGGCAGGAACGCTTTTCTGCGGAGGTGTGAATGACCCTCGTGAGATTGAGGGTAATCCCAAACTGCAGGAGGCTTTTGAATTAGGAGAAAATATATAA
- a CDS encoding site-specific integrase, whose translation MTNLCTKVTVRKRPIKNGQTSLYLDFYPPIRNPKTGRLSRREYLGLYIYSNPTEKFQQEYNRSIMQKAELIKCRRTESIINEEFGFLDRSKGQESFLDYFKQCMNKTTNKANWEAAYKHFVKYSGGECRFCDLDVAYCQKFVDYLLSAECYHNGKPMMPTTANNHLVKLKAALRMAYDDGHIKENIAKKLVKAKGHGNKRQYLTKEELVALSKAECKSDVLRRSGLFSCLTGLRLSDCILLQWENIKKSGDGGWVLDITTKKTKTDAILPISEEALALCGERGEGQVFKKLTPNLVAAHLKDWIKAAGITKHITFHCFRHTFATLQLAGGTDIYTVSKLLTHSNLATTQVYAEVVSELKRDASERISLKDDARKTATLEEAQNKETLAQ comes from the coding sequence ATGACGAATTTATGTACCAAGGTCACAGTGCGGAAGCGACCTATCAAGAACGGGCAGACATCGCTCTATCTCGATTTCTACCCACCTATCCGCAACCCGAAGACTGGCCGTCTGTCACGACGCGAGTATCTGGGCTTATACATTTATTCAAACCCTACTGAGAAGTTTCAGCAGGAGTACAACCGAAGTATCATGCAGAAGGCGGAGCTTATCAAGTGCCGCCGCACAGAGTCCATCATCAACGAGGAGTTCGGTTTTCTCGACCGCTCCAAAGGTCAGGAGAGTTTTCTAGACTACTTCAAGCAGTGTATGAACAAGACAACCAACAAGGCAAACTGGGAGGCTGCCTACAAGCACTTCGTCAAATATTCGGGTGGCGAGTGTCGCTTCTGCGACCTCGATGTAGCGTATTGCCAGAAGTTTGTTGATTATCTTTTGTCGGCAGAGTGCTATCATAACGGCAAACCGATGATGCCCACCACCGCCAACAACCACCTCGTAAAGCTGAAAGCCGCCCTCCGTATGGCTTACGATGACGGACATATCAAGGAGAACATAGCCAAGAAACTTGTCAAGGCTAAGGGACACGGCAACAAGCGGCAGTACCTGACCAAGGAGGAACTTGTTGCGCTGTCCAAGGCTGAGTGCAAGAGTGATGTGCTACGCCGTTCAGGACTGTTCTCTTGCCTGACAGGACTGCGCCTGTCTGACTGCATCCTGCTCCAGTGGGAGAACATCAAGAAGTCGGGCGATGGCGGATGGGTGCTCGACATCACGACCAAGAAGACAAAGACCGATGCCATTCTGCCCATCAGCGAAGAGGCACTTGCCCTGTGCGGCGAGCGTGGAGAGGGTCAGGTGTTCAAGAAACTGACACCGAACCTGGTTGCCGCCCACCTCAAAGACTGGATAAAGGCTGCTGGCATCACCAAGCACATCACTTTTCACTGCTTTCGTCATACATTCGCCACCTTACAACTGGCAGGAGGCACGGACATCTACACCGTGAGCAAGCTGCTTACCCACAGCAACCTTGCCACAACACAGGTGTATGCAGAGGTGGTCAGCGAACTGAAACGTGATGCATCCGAGCGCATTTCATTGAAGGATGATGCCAGGAAAACTGCCACTCTTGAAGAAGCACAGAACAAAGAAACACTTGCTCAATGA
- a CDS encoding helix-turn-helix transcriptional regulator, which translates to MRNILKLDSPNDYARFVDAPVLHPLISIIHYDELAPFRHSLNNYGVYGLFIQRQFPFNLSYGMRKLQVSDGSIIAVEPGQIGGLEDNGERISLSGWVLLWSPELLHGSELERQIDHYQFFSYFFDGSLRMDPDEWLCITQLVAQMRQELQAHEDSPSLRSVLLAYLHLILEYCNRIYLRQLSEENRGETDLLKRFHNLLHTYFRENRQLSQGLPTVAWCASQLAYSPRYFGDIVHKATGGTAIGYIHNYVINQAKSLLMQGHNVSETSRLLGFDFPHHFTRLFKRITGLSPSQFVGK; encoded by the coding sequence ATGAGGAATATTTTGAAGTTAGACAGCCCCAACGACTATGCTCGTTTTGTGGATGCACCGGTGTTGCACCCATTAATTAGCATCATCCATTATGACGAGCTGGCACCCTTCCGTCACAGCTTGAACAACTATGGTGTGTATGGGTTGTTCATCCAACGACAGTTCCCCTTCAATCTCTCATACGGCATGCGGAAATTGCAGGTGAGCGATGGTTCTATCATTGCAGTGGAACCAGGACAAATAGGCGGACTGGAGGACAATGGTGAGCGCATCTCGTTAAGTGGTTGGGTGCTGCTATGGTCGCCTGAGCTGTTGCACGGCAGCGAATTGGAGCGTCAGATTGATCACTATCAGTTCTTCTCGTATTTCTTCGATGGCTCGCTGCGCATGGATCCAGACGAGTGGCTCTGCATCACGCAGTTGGTGGCTCAGATGCGACAAGAGTTGCAGGCGCATGAGGATTCCCCTTCACTCCGAAGTGTGCTGCTGGCTTATTTGCACCTGATACTGGAATACTGCAATCGTATCTATTTGCGCCAGTTATCGGAAGAGAATAGGGGAGAGACCGACCTGCTAAAGCGTTTCCATAACTTACTGCATACCTATTTTCGCGAGAACCGACAATTGTCGCAAGGCTTGCCCACTGTAGCCTGGTGTGCCTCCCAACTGGCTTATTCTCCCCGATACTTTGGTGACATTGTCCACAAGGCCACGGGCGGCACTGCTATCGGTTATATACATAATTATGTCATCAATCAGGCGAAAAGTCTTTTGATGCAAGGGCATAACGTCAGCGAGACCTCCCGCCTGTTGGGTTTCGACTTTCCCCATCATTTCACCCGCCTCTTCAAGCGCATCACGGGTCTCAGTCCGAGCCAGTTCGTTGGGAAATAA
- a CDS encoding helix-turn-helix domain-containing protein yields MGKNQTSQIPNILLSVKDASVAISVSTKMVRLLITSGRLKAVNLGKRMTRISLQELTDFAQGQGCNVVLPSSSLPFNNNKREKKKSITTAKPETGRVNKTAKCRMTPACEKAPKGVTHKTHYTMAEVMSKFNIKYGRLYEIRNRYQLASIHAWGTTAFKKEDVEKAIAKYDEEQGKAQQEAYYTCFDIMQKYGLGKTQVRRFAETHNVRIKKAKGGRANLYLKADWEAARKKAEKTSASTKAKRT; encoded by the coding sequence ATGGGCAAGAATCAAACTTCACAAATTCCCAACATCCTTCTGTCCGTGAAGGATGCCTCCGTCGCCATCAGTGTCAGCACTAAGATGGTGCGATTGCTTATTACCTCCGGCAGACTGAAAGCCGTCAACCTCGGCAAGCGGATGACACGCATCAGTCTACAGGAACTCACAGACTTTGCCCAAGGGCAAGGCTGCAATGTCGTGCTACCTTCTTCTTCCCTTCCTTTTAATAATAACAAAAGGGAAAAGAAGAAGAGTATAACTACTGCCAAGCCAGAGACGGGCCGCGTAAACAAAACTGCCAAGTGCCGCATGACACCAGCCTGTGAGAAAGCCCCTAAAGGTGTTACCCACAAAACCCATTATACGATGGCAGAGGTAATGAGCAAGTTCAACATCAAGTACGGTCGCCTGTACGAGATACGCAACCGCTATCAGTTAGCATCCATCCATGCCTGGGGTACGACCGCTTTTAAGAAGGAGGATGTCGAGAAAGCTATTGCCAAGTACGACGAAGAACAGGGCAAGGCGCAGCAGGAAGCATACTACACCTGCTTTGACATCATGCAGAAGTACGGTTTGGGTAAGACGCAGGTACGCCGTTTTGCCGAGACACACAATGTCCGTATCAAGAAAGCCAAGGGCGGCAGGGCTAATCTCTACCTCAAAGCGGACTGGGAAGCGGCACGAAAGAAAGCCGAGAAAACAAGTGCCAGTACCAAGGCGAAACGGACATGA
- a CDS encoding IS4 family transposase, whose protein sequence is MSKGTTIISDLRSFFSENENNRAINAIMRVMECINIRPEQIGTEKKENCKFTNVQVLNLLMLFPFFVVRNAYRYSGSSLSRLFCCEKDMFYRFMNDGDIKWRKLLYAMNLQLLRKISRSTEAEHDKPVCLIIDDTDAPKSGRKSELIGKVFSHIQQKSILGYKCLTLLLCDGMSQLFLDFSLHGEEGSNPDKKQGLTDKQRSERFSADYTGQCVEERIKEYTMKKTDKAIEMVKYAIKRGIRFDYLLVDSWFTSADFVRLITSRHIKCHLIGMIKLGKTKYHTQWGDLTAKQIIKKLQKQGLTKHNRTLRCTYCTIDVKFAGTTVRLFFSKRGRNGLWNGLLTTDLSLSFLKAYRTYAIRWTTEVAYHDQKQLLDFGRCQSVHFSAQIASFTLIMMQYNILCTVKRFEAYETVGALFRDTTGNTLELSASDRIWELILDTILEIAEMISADVSELLSAVIDANPKFHKLYQMYKLVA, encoded by the coding sequence GTGAGCAAAGGTACAACAATTATTTCAGATTTGAGAAGCTTTTTCTCAGAAAATGAGAATAACCGTGCAATTAATGCGATTATGAGAGTGATGGAGTGCATAAACATACGTCCGGAGCAGATAGGGACAGAGAAGAAAGAGAACTGCAAGTTCACGAACGTGCAGGTCCTTAATCTTTTGATGCTGTTCCCTTTCTTCGTCGTCAGGAATGCATACCGGTACTCGGGCTCTTCATTAAGCCGCTTGTTCTGTTGTGAGAAGGACATGTTCTATCGTTTTATGAATGATGGTGATATCAAGTGGCGCAAACTGCTGTATGCGATGAACCTCCAGCTGCTGCGTAAGATCAGCCGTAGCACCGAGGCTGAGCATGACAAGCCTGTCTGCCTGATTATCGATGACACAGACGCTCCAAAGAGTGGTCGCAAGAGTGAACTTATCGGCAAGGTTTTCTCTCATATCCAACAAAAGAGCATCCTCGGCTACAAATGTCTGACGCTGCTTCTGTGCGATGGCATGAGCCAATTGTTTCTCGATTTCTCGCTTCATGGTGAAGAAGGCAGTAATCCTGACAAGAAGCAAGGGTTGACGGACAAGCAACGCAGTGAGCGTTTCTCTGCCGACTATACGGGGCAATGTGTTGAGGAGCGCATAAAAGAATACACCATGAAGAAGACTGACAAGGCAATCGAGATGGTGAAGTACGCTATCAAGCGTGGAATACGTTTCGACTATCTGCTGGTTGACAGTTGGTTTACCAGTGCAGACTTCGTTCGCCTGATTACCAGCCGCCACATCAAGTGTCATCTGATAGGCATGATCAAGCTGGGCAAGACCAAATACCACACCCAGTGGGGTGATTTGACTGCTAAGCAGATTATCAAGAAGCTCCAGAAGCAGGGCCTCACCAAACATAACAGGACACTCAGATGTACCTACTGCACCATCGATGTGAAGTTTGCAGGTACCACCGTGCGTTTGTTCTTCTCGAAACGAGGCAGGAATGGGCTTTGGAATGGATTGCTCACTACGGACCTCTCGCTTAGTTTTCTCAAAGCATACAGGACGTACGCTATCCGCTGGACTACCGAGGTGGCTTATCACGACCAGAAGCAACTGCTCGACTTCGGCAGATGTCAGAGCGTACACTTCTCTGCACAGATTGCCAGCTTTACGCTGATCATGATGCAGTACAACATACTTTGCACGGTAAAGCGGTTTGAGGCCTACGAAACCGTCGGGGCGCTCTTCCGTGATACCACTGGCAACACTCTCGAGCTGTCCGCTTCGGACAGGATATGGGAACTTATATTGGACACCATCCTGGAAATCGCAGAGATGATCTCTGCCGATGTCAGTGAACTGCTTTCTGCGGTTATTGATGCCAATCCTAAGTTCCATAAGCTATATCAAATGTATAAATTAGTCGCTTGA
- a CDS encoding carboxymuconolactone decarboxylase family protein, whose amino-acid sequence MRRLFFALLIMMMTMVTANAQMQRVGDGTSGMTLTERQKGLAACACLMAQGDMNRLEPAVRKALDGGVTINELKEAFSQLYAYTGFPRSLNALGVLSKVLESKQANWQEGKPWKRPAEWDDAKKAYELGTKNQTQLSGKPFNYEFCPQDDYYLKSHLFGDIFAGDQLSAADREIVTVAALSGLEGVAPQLAAHKQGAVNMGNSQQLVDELCTWLCNEGYTLSTKWPKGEPNPYGKYFIGQSYLADVGGGVINVTFEPGCRNNWHIHHKQVQVLICVAGRGWYQEWGKEPQELTPGTVIAVPAEVKHWHGAQKGSWLQHLTYHKDIQEGASNEWCEAVSNEQYDALSK is encoded by the coding sequence ATGAGAAGATTATTTTTTGCTCTATTAATCATGATGATGACTATGGTAACAGCAAATGCACAAATGCAACGGGTAGGCGACGGCACGTCGGGAATGACGCTGACGGAGCGTCAAAAGGGATTGGCAGCATGTGCCTGCCTGATGGCACAGGGTGACATGAATCGCTTGGAGCCTGCCGTACGAAAGGCTCTCGATGGTGGTGTAACCATCAACGAACTGAAGGAGGCTTTCTCGCAACTCTATGCCTACACAGGTTTCCCACGAAGTCTGAATGCGCTGGGAGTTTTGAGTAAGGTTTTGGAAAGCAAGCAGGCGAATTGGCAGGAAGGAAAGCCTTGGAAGCGTCCTGCTGAGTGGGATGATGCCAAAAAGGCCTACGAACTGGGCACCAAGAACCAGACGCAGCTCTCAGGAAAGCCTTTCAACTATGAATTCTGTCCGCAGGACGACTACTACCTAAAGTCGCACCTCTTTGGTGACATCTTTGCTGGTGACCAACTCTCTGCTGCCGATCGCGAAATAGTAACCGTAGCAGCCCTGAGTGGTCTTGAGGGCGTAGCACCACAACTCGCTGCCCACAAGCAGGGTGCCGTAAATATGGGAAATAGTCAGCAGCTCGTCGATGAACTGTGCACTTGGCTCTGCAACGAGGGCTACACTCTAAGCACCAAGTGGCCCAAGGGTGAGCCAAATCCCTACGGAAAGTATTTCATTGGTCAGAGCTATCTGGCAGATGTCGGTGGTGGTGTGATAAATGTCACCTTTGAACCAGGTTGCCGTAACAACTGGCACATCCACCACAAGCAGGTGCAGGTATTGATTTGTGTAGCCGGTCGCGGTTGGTATCAGGAATGGGGCAAGGAGCCGCAAGAGCTTACTCCCGGCACTGTCATTGCTGTTCCAGCAGAAGTAAAGCATTGGCATGGAGCGCAGAAGGGTTCATGGCTTCAGCATCTCACCTATCATAAGGATATTCAGGAAGGAGCAAGCAACGAGTGGTGTGAGGCTGTTAGTAACGAACAGTACGATGCTCTCTCAAAATAA
- a CDS encoding DUF362 domain-containing protein, whose amino-acid sequence MKKTLTIVALMLVASAAAFAQSKVYLTREISPESLVRIYKALGVPAKGRVAVKMSTGEGSNPNYLKPELVKNLIFEVDGTIVECNTAYGNSPADKKDDRNTSENHWKVIERHGFTKYFPVDIMDEYDEIRIPVKDQTHIKYDIVGGHIANYDFMIALNHFKGHPMGGYGGALKNLSIGCASQNGKAYIHSAGKMEKLDMGKLWTPEFIGNQDGFLESMAAAAQAVVNYFNKKQGIIYISVMNNMSIDCDCVDHPEPVKLEDYGILASTDPVALDQACIDIINQQKVTAKNDPTDLLKRIDKQHGTHTIDHAAQIGLGSKKYELVNLK is encoded by the coding sequence ATGAAGAAGACATTAACAATTGTTGCATTGATGCTGGTGGCATCGGCAGCTGCTTTCGCACAGTCAAAGGTGTATCTGACAAGAGAAATCAGTCCTGAGTCGTTGGTGAGAATCTATAAAGCCTTGGGTGTTCCCGCTAAGGGACGCGTGGCCGTTAAGATGAGTACTGGAGAGGGTAGCAACCCTAACTACCTGAAGCCGGAACTGGTGAAGAACCTGATATTCGAGGTGGATGGCACCATCGTGGAATGTAACACCGCATACGGCAACTCGCCTGCCGACAAGAAGGATGACCGCAACACATCGGAGAATCATTGGAAAGTGATTGAGCGTCACGGTTTCACGAAATATTTCCCTGTAGATATCATGGACGAATATGATGAAATCCGCATCCCCGTAAAGGATCAAACGCACATCAAGTACGACATTGTAGGAGGCCACATAGCTAACTATGACTTCATGATTGCCCTCAATCACTTTAAGGGGCATCCTATGGGAGGCTATGGCGGTGCGCTGAAAAATCTCTCTATCGGCTGTGCTAGTCAGAACGGCAAGGCTTACATCCACTCTGCCGGCAAGATGGAGAAACTGGATATGGGCAAGTTGTGGACACCAGAGTTCATCGGTAATCAGGACGGATTCCTCGAAAGTATGGCAGCTGCCGCGCAAGCTGTGGTGAACTACTTCAACAAGAAGCAGGGCATCATCTACATCAGCGTGATGAACAACATGTCAATAGACTGCGACTGCGTGGATCATCCCGAACCTGTGAAACTTGAAGACTACGGCATCCTTGCCTCTACTGACCCTGTAGCGCTCGACCAGGCCTGCATCGACATCATCAATCAGCAGAAGGTGACGGCCAAGAACGACCCTACCGACCTGCTCAAGCGCATCGACAAGCAGCATGGTACACACACTATCGACCATGCAGCCCAGATTGGCCTTGGCTCCAAGAAGTATGAGTTGGTAAATCTGAAGTAG
- a CDS encoding iron-containing alcohol dehydrogenase translates to MLGNFTFHNPTKLHFGEDSLSKLSEELKNYGKKVMLCYGGGSIKRNGIYDQVMAELKKAGCEVVEIAGVMPNPTIEKVLEGAHMARQENVDFILGVGGGSTVDYCKAVAGSAWYDGDPWEYYFKNWQPMTCRWIPVGCVLTMAGTGSEMDSCSVISSHTENRKLFYNFRNPDFSILNPRFTFTVPKYQMVAGIYDIMSHILEQYLSGTDDNTSDYIAEGLMRSLIVSSRKANVNPEDYEARSNIMWTATWALNTLIDRAKATDWMVHMLGQAVAAYTDATHGHTLAAVSGAYYRLLISKSPDAVQKFKRLAMNVWGVSAEVKTDEQVAMEGLETMEQWMRELGLAMNITECGAKPELIEGMADACPICQGGYYILNRDEVVQVLKDSL, encoded by the coding sequence ATGTTAGGCAATTTTACATTCCACAATCCTACGAAGTTGCACTTCGGTGAGGATTCTTTAAGCAAACTGAGTGAAGAACTGAAGAACTATGGCAAGAAGGTGATGCTCTGCTATGGCGGTGGCAGCATTAAGCGCAACGGCATCTACGATCAGGTGATGGCCGAGCTGAAGAAGGCAGGCTGCGAGGTGGTAGAGATAGCCGGTGTGATGCCCAATCCTACTATAGAGAAGGTATTAGAGGGAGCCCACATGGCTCGCCAGGAGAATGTGGATTTCATCCTTGGTGTGGGCGGCGGCTCTACCGTTGACTACTGTAAGGCCGTAGCCGGAAGTGCTTGGTACGATGGCGACCCTTGGGAGTATTACTTCAAGAACTGGCAACCGATGACCTGCCGTTGGATTCCTGTGGGTTGTGTGCTCACAATGGCTGGCACTGGCTCTGAGATGGACAGCTGTTCGGTTATCTCCAGCCATACGGAGAACCGCAAGTTGTTCTATAACTTCCGTAACCCCGACTTCTCCATCCTCAATCCTCGCTTCACCTTCACCGTTCCCAAGTATCAGATGGTGGCTGGTATCTACGACATCATGAGTCATATTCTGGAGCAGTATCTCTCTGGCACCGACGACAACACCAGCGACTATATCGCCGAAGGACTGATGCGCTCACTTATCGTCAGCAGCCGCAAGGCTAACGTGAATCCTGAGGACTACGAGGCTCGTTCGAACATCATGTGGACAGCCACTTGGGCACTCAACACGCTCATCGACCGCGCTAAGGCCACCGACTGGATGGTGCACATGCTGGGTCAGGCTGTGGCTGCCTATACCGATGCCACTCACGGTCACACCCTCGCTGCCGTCAGCGGTGCCTACTACCGTCTGCTCATCAGCAAGTCGCCCGATGCCGTGCAGAAGTTCAAGCGTCTGGCCATGAACGTATGGGGCGTTTCTGCCGAGGTTAAGACCGACGAGCAGGTTGCGATGGAAGGTCTGGAGACGATGGAGCAGTGGATGCGCGAACTGGGATTGGCGATGAATATCACCGAATGTGGTGCCAAGCCAGAGTTGATTGAGGGAATGGCTGATGCCTGCCCCATCTGTCAGGGTGGCTACTACATTCTGAATCGCGATGAGGTTGTACAGGTACTGAAGGATAGCCTTTAG
- a CDS encoding cyclophilin-like fold protein: MQKILSFLAAMLFCCCSADNEVKAEEPANTAKTLVVYYSYTGNCREIVNTLTSQIEADVLEIQPAEKGLRYEANNYALGTQLLNAIKANPNDVSSYPAIDPVTTSLSDYQNIIIVTPLWWSQMAAIMQSYLFQSASQMAGKHVGMIVSSHSSSISGVVNDAKRLLPNVTWMGDALWINASNHSNRATLIENWLKTLTFAEKNTTMDKIYITIGGQTQSATLVDNEATRELIAALQDASITVTLNDNDFEIWGSLGKSLTTKNEQMTALPGDIVLYNGSNICIFYESNSWSYTRLGHIDGLSENELRTFLKAGESNISVTLSLAKPTGIKGLSPNPSPVREGRIYSLNGVKIENPSKGIYIKNGKKVIL; the protein is encoded by the coding sequence ATGCAAAAGATTTTATCATTCTTAGCAGCAATGTTGTTCTGCTGCTGTTCCGCAGATAACGAAGTGAAGGCTGAGGAACCTGCAAATACAGCCAAGACGCTTGTGGTATATTACAGCTATACAGGTAACTGCCGTGAGATAGTAAATACGCTGACCAGTCAGATAGAGGCTGACGTGCTGGAGATTCAGCCTGCAGAAAAGGGACTAAGGTACGAGGCAAACAATTATGCCCTTGGTACTCAGTTGCTGAATGCCATCAAGGCTAATCCTAACGATGTCAGCAGTTACCCAGCCATCGACCCTGTAACGACATCGCTCAGCGACTACCAGAACATCATCATTGTCACCCCGTTGTGGTGGAGTCAGATGGCTGCCATCATGCAGTCTTACCTTTTTCAGAGTGCTTCTCAGATGGCAGGAAAGCACGTTGGAATGATTGTATCAAGTCATTCGAGTAGCATCAGCGGTGTGGTAAATGATGCCAAACGACTATTGCCTAATGTCACATGGATGGGTGATGCGTTGTGGATTAACGCCAGCAACCACAGTAATCGTGCCACACTGATAGAAAACTGGCTCAAGACACTGACTTTCGCAGAAAAGAATACTACTATGGATAAGATATATATCACCATCGGCGGACAAACGCAAAGCGCGACACTGGTCGATAATGAAGCTACACGCGAGTTGATTGCGGCACTTCAGGATGCCTCCATAACAGTTACTCTTAACGACAACGATTTTGAGATATGGGGTTCTTTAGGCAAATCGCTGACAACGAAAAACGAGCAGATGACAGCCCTACCCGGAGACATCGTGCTTTATAACGGCAGCAACATATGCATCTTCTACGAGTCAAACTCTTGGAGCTATACTCGTTTAGGACATATCGACGGACTGTCAGAAAATGAGCTTCGCACATTCCTCAAAGCAGGCGAAAGCAACATCAGTGTTACCCTGTCGCTTGCAAAGCCTACTGGCATCAAGGGCCTCTCCCCCAACCCCTCTCCAGTTAGAGAGGGGAGAATTTACTCCCTGAATGGTGTGAAGATTGAGAATCCATCTAAGGGAATATATATAAAGAATGGTAAAAAAGTTATATTATGA
- a CDS encoding alpha/beta hydrolase, with protein sequence MKRTFLAAMVLVGMLAGCTNSNKRTTNNDMEHKLELTQEWDKVFPLSEKVNHKKVTFETQYGLTLAADLYTPKDIKGKMAAIAVSGPFGAVKEQCSGLYAMKMAERGFVALAFDPSYTGESSGEPRRTASPDINTEDFMAAVDFLSKQDYVDAEKIGIIGICGWGGIALNAAAADTRIKATVASTMYDMTRVSGNDYNDAFDNEQWRHRNRENLSKQRLADPNAMAGGVLDTVPPQAPNFVHDYYDYYKTSRGYHKRSGNSNDGWRVIGTQAYANSRFLYYINEIRSAVLVMHGADAHSRYFGEAAYHYMVEGKAEGYKFVGEPNPNPENKQLLIIPDATHCDLYDGGYEEKAGQGQPKNMIPWDKLAEFFKTYLK encoded by the coding sequence ATGAAACGAACATTTTTAGCTGCAATGGTGCTGGTCGGAATGCTGGCAGGTTGCACAAACAGTAACAAACGAACAACTAATAACGATATGGAACATAAGTTGGAATTGACGCAGGAGTGGGACAAGGTGTTTCCGCTGAGCGAGAAGGTGAACCACAAGAAGGTGACGTTTGAGACACAGTATGGACTGACGCTGGCGGCAGACCTTTATACGCCGAAAGATATCAAAGGTAAGATGGCGGCCATCGCCGTCTCTGGGCCTTTCGGAGCAGTGAAGGAGCAGTGTAGCGGACTCTATGCCATGAAGATGGCAGAGCGTGGTTTTGTGGCACTGGCTTTCGACCCTTCCTATACAGGTGAGAGCAGCGGTGAACCGCGTCGTACAGCTTCGCCCGACATCAATACCGAGGACTTTATGGCTGCTGTCGATTTCCTGTCGAAGCAGGACTATGTAGATGCCGAGAAGATAGGTATCATCGGCATCTGCGGTTGGGGAGGCATTGCCCTGAATGCTGCCGCTGCCGACACACGCATCAAGGCTACTGTAGCCTCAACAATGTATGATATGACCCGTGTCAGCGGAAACGACTACAACGATGCTTTCGACAACGAGCAGTGGCGCCACAGAAACCGCGAGAACCTCTCAAAACAGCGTTTGGCAGACCCCAATGCTATGGCTGGCGGTGTACTGGACACCGTTCCACCACAGGCTCCCAACTTTGTGCACGACTACTACGACTACTACAAGACTTCACGTGGTTATCACAAGCGCTCAGGCAACTCTAACGACGGTTGGCGCGTCATCGGCACTCAGGCCTACGCCAACAGCCGTTTCCTTTACTACATCAATGAGATTCGCTCTGCCGTTCTCGTGATGCACGGTGCCGATGCCCACTCACGCTACTTTGGCGAGGCTGCCTATCACTATATGGTAGAGGGTAAAGCCGAAGGCTACAAGTTCGTTGGCGAACCCAATCCCAATCCTGAGAACAAGCAACTGCTCATCATCCCCGATGCTACTCACTGTGACCTTTACGACGGTGGCTATGAGGAAAAAGCAGGCCAGGGTCAGCCCAAGAACATGATTCCTTGGGATAAGTTGGCTGAGTTCTTCAAGACCTATCTCAAATAA